From the Pseudomonas putida genome, one window contains:
- a CDS encoding HEPN/Toprim-associated domain-containing protein, giving the protein MSTPITLSVGSLDLTYNTGYMGMDHGMLYQESDRQYRRHEGIDYDYAHSPESLEQMELCFCRTLGSMVSRLELLGYTLAAVRSEYENQVVLDRDQFEEYLPGERRSDRLTFDQFIDFIKAYALRDLKSDYVASYDSDHAQGRGRFAADPAASLLPTGVFDRDIGGYSERSHFGSMLGFLSPYATLRILAENPANLGEDVVWDYGNFVDAGWAKNEDFIGNARRTQTYLIATEGTSDTHILKRGLALLRPDIEDFFRFIDIEERHPFSGTGNLSKFAEGLVKIDVHNRVVFLFDNDAEGVDTYKNLLKRFQFPVNMKAMVLPDLDELREFPAKGPCGVANADINGCAAAIECYLDLNLKGRPPAQVTWTNYKESLGIYQGALDFKDSYAKAFYETTQEDVESGVYDASKLRSVIAALLEECTGLAAAMLYSKS; this is encoded by the coding sequence ATGAGCACACCAATTACGCTGTCTGTGGGTAGCCTCGATCTCACATACAACACTGGCTATATGGGCATGGATCACGGGATGCTCTATCAAGAGTCCGACCGCCAGTACCGTCGGCACGAGGGCATCGACTACGACTACGCTCATAGCCCTGAAAGTCTGGAGCAAATGGAGCTGTGTTTTTGCCGGACACTTGGTTCGATGGTGTCACGGTTGGAGCTGCTCGGATACACATTGGCGGCGGTGAGGTCGGAATACGAAAATCAGGTCGTGCTCGACAGAGACCAGTTCGAGGAATACCTGCCAGGTGAGCGTCGATCCGACCGTTTGACTTTCGATCAATTTATCGACTTCATCAAAGCGTACGCATTGCGAGACCTAAAAAGCGACTATGTCGCCAGCTACGATTCCGATCATGCACAGGGCCGGGGCCGCTTTGCGGCTGATCCAGCGGCATCTCTACTCCCGACGGGAGTGTTTGATCGAGACATCGGAGGCTACTCCGAGCGCAGCCATTTCGGCTCAATGTTAGGATTTCTGAGCCCATATGCAACTCTGCGAATCCTTGCCGAAAACCCCGCTAATCTAGGTGAAGATGTCGTCTGGGATTACGGCAATTTTGTGGATGCAGGATGGGCTAAAAATGAGGATTTCATTGGGAACGCACGTCGGACCCAGACCTATTTGATAGCGACTGAAGGCACTTCTGATACCCACATTCTGAAGCGGGGTCTGGCGCTGCTCCGCCCGGACATCGAGGATTTTTTTCGATTCATTGACATCGAGGAGCGTCACCCATTTTCCGGTACAGGTAATCTGTCCAAGTTCGCCGAGGGACTGGTCAAAATTGATGTTCACAATCGCGTGGTCTTCCTGTTCGATAACGACGCCGAAGGAGTGGATACCTATAAAAATCTACTCAAACGCTTTCAATTCCCAGTGAACATGAAAGCTATGGTTCTTCCTGACTTGGACGAGCTGCGCGAGTTTCCGGCGAAAGGCCCGTGTGGTGTTGCCAACGCTGACATCAACGGCTGCGCGGCCGCTATCGAGTGCTATCTCGATCTCAATCTTAAGGGGCGACCCCCAGCGCAGGTGACCTGGACGAATTACAAGGAGTCGTTAGGTATTTATCAGGGCGCCCTCGATTTCAAAGATAGCTACGCAAAGGCGTTTTATGAAACCACTCAGGAGGATGTTGAATCAGGTGTGTATGACGCGAGTAAGCTCCGATCCGTGATAGCGGCGCTTCTTGAGGAATGCACTGGTTTGGCTGCTGCGATGCTCTATTCGAAGTCCTAA
- a CDS encoding copper resistance system multicopper oxidase produces the protein MQSKTTRRSFVKGLAATGLLGGLGMWRAPVWAVTSPGQPNVLSGTDFDLYIGELPVNITGAARTAMAINGSVPGPILRWREGDTVTLRVRNRLKQDTSIHWHGIILPANMDGVPGLSFHGIAPDGMYEYKFKVHQNGTYWYHSHSGFQEQSGVYGALVIDAKDPEPFVYDRDYVVMLSDWTDEDPARVLSKLKKQSDYYNFHKRTVSDFVDDVSEKGWSAAVADRKMWAEMKMSPTDLADVSGYTYTYLMNGQAPNGNWTGIFKPGEKIRLRFINGSAMTYFDVRIPGLKMTVVAADGQYVKPVSVDEFRIAVAETYDVIVEPENEQAYTIFAQSMDRTGYSRGTLAVREGLQAPVPEVDPRPIIAMSDMGMDHGSMGGMDHGGMAGMDQGNMAGMDHSKMAGMDHGSMAGMDHSKMAGMDHSSMAGMDHSKMAGMDHSNMAGMDHSTMAGMSHEGMAGMSGAMQSHPASETNNPLVDMQTMSPTPKLNDPGIGLRNNGRRVLTYADLRSTFIDPDGREPGRTIELHLTGHMEKFAWSFDGIKFSDAEPLRLKYGERLRITLVNDTMMTHPIHLHGMWSDLEDENGNFMVRKHTIDMPPGSKRSYRVTADALGRWAYHCHLLFHMEMGMFREVRVDE, from the coding sequence ATGCAAAGCAAAACCACGAGACGATCTTTCGTCAAAGGCCTGGCCGCTACCGGACTTCTGGGTGGGCTCGGCATGTGGCGCGCGCCGGTCTGGGCCGTGACCAGCCCTGGCCAACCGAACGTGCTGAGCGGCACGGACTTCGATCTGTATATCGGCGAACTCCCCGTCAATATCACGGGTGCAGCTCGCACGGCCATGGCCATCAACGGTTCGGTGCCAGGGCCGATCCTGCGATGGCGCGAAGGCGACACCGTGACACTGCGCGTACGCAACCGGCTGAAACAAGACACCTCCATTCACTGGCACGGCATCATCCTGCCCGCCAACATGGACGGTGTGCCGGGCTTGAGCTTCCACGGCATCGCTCCCGATGGCATGTACGAATACAAGTTCAAGGTCCACCAGAACGGCACCTACTGGTATCACAGCCACTCAGGCTTCCAGGAACAGTCCGGGGTCTATGGGGCGTTGGTGATCGATGCCAAGGATCCGGAGCCGTTTGTGTACGACCGTGATTACGTCGTCATGCTCAGCGATTGGACGGATGAAGACCCGGCGCGGGTGCTCTCCAAACTCAAGAAGCAATCTGACTACTACAACTTCCACAAGCGCACTGTTAGCGACTTCGTTGACGATGTGAGCGAGAAAGGCTGGTCGGCCGCTGTAGCGGATCGGAAGATGTGGGCTGAAATGAAGATGAGCCCCACCGACCTCGCTGACGTGAGCGGGTATACCTACACCTACCTCATGAACGGCCAGGCTCCGAACGGCAACTGGACGGGTATCTTCAAGCCCGGCGAGAAGATCCGCCTGCGCTTTATCAACGGCTCGGCCATGACCTATTTCGATGTCCGGATTCCTGGGCTCAAGATGACGGTTGTGGCTGCCGACGGCCAGTACGTCAAACCCGTATCGGTCGATGAGTTCCGGATCGCCGTTGCCGAAACCTACGATGTCATCGTCGAACCTGAAAACGAGCAGGCCTATACAATCTTCGCGCAATCCATGGACCGTACCGGGTACTCCCGAGGCACCCTGGCAGTTCGTGAAGGCTTGCAAGCGCCCGTGCCGGAGGTAGATCCACGCCCGATCATCGCCATGAGCGATATGGGCATGGACCACGGCAGCATGGGCGGAATGGATCACGGCGGCATGGCTGGCATGGACCAGGGGAACATGGCCGGGATGGATCACAGCAAGATGGCTGGGATGGACCATGGCAGCATGGCCGGCATGGACCACAGCAAGATGGCTGGAATGGACCATAGCAGCATGGCCGGCATGGACCACAGCAAGATGGCTGGAATGGACCATAGCAACATGGCCGGCATGGATCACAGCACGATGGCTGGGATGAGTCATGAGGGCATGGCCGGCATGAGCGGTGCAATGCAGAGCCATCCGGCTTCCGAGACAAACAACCCGTTGGTCGATATGCAGACCATGTCGCCGACCCCGAAGCTGAACGATCCGGGAATTGGCCTGCGCAACAACGGGCGCCGAGTGCTGACCTACGCCGATTTGCGGAGCACCTTCATCGATCCCGATGGTCGAGAGCCTGGACGCACAATCGAACTGCACCTTACCGGCCACATGGAGAAGTTCGCGTGGTCGTTCGACGGTATCAAATTCTCTGATGCTGAACCGCTGCGGTTGAAATATGGCGAGCGTCTTCGCATCACCTTGGTCAACGACACCATGATGACTCACCCCATCCATCTCCACGGTATGTGGAGTGATCTGGAGGACGAGAACGGCAACTTCATGGTTCGCAAGCACACCATCGACATGCCACCTGGCTCAAAACGAAGCTATCGCGTCACCGCAGATGCCTTGGGACGTTGGGCCTATCACTGTCACCTACTGTTCCACATGGAAATGGGCATGTTCCGAGAAGTCCGTGTGGACGAATGA
- a CDS encoding DUF411 domain-containing protein: MPTNRILVRLAAIAGLLVTSAAYAAEPLSIDVHRDANCGCCKKWIAHLEANSFKVTDHIETDMSAVKQKLGVAPRLASCHTAVIDGKFVEGHVPAEQIRELKERNDLVGIAVPGMPAGSPGMEVDGVSHAYQVIGLTKSGADLVVANYPAK, from the coding sequence ATGCCAACTAACCGGATACTCGTTCGTCTAGCCGCTATCGCTGGGCTGCTGGTGACCTCAGCGGCCTACGCTGCCGAGCCTTTGTCCATCGACGTTCACCGAGACGCGAACTGCGGTTGCTGCAAGAAATGGATCGCGCACTTGGAAGCCAATAGTTTCAAAGTGACCGACCATATTGAGACGGACATGAGCGCAGTGAAACAGAAGCTGGGCGTAGCGCCACGGTTAGCGTCCTGCCACACAGCCGTGATTGATGGAAAGTTTGTTGAAGGTCACGTGCCAGCTGAGCAGATTCGAGAACTCAAGGAGCGGAACGATCTGGTCGGGATCGCCGTGCCAGGAATGCCAGCTGGATCCCCAGGCATGGAGGTTGATGGCGTAAGCCATGCCTACCAAGTCATTGGGTTAACCAAAAGCGGCGCGGACCTAGTAGTCGCCAACTATCCAGCCAAATAA
- a CDS encoding DUF488 family protein, with the protein MAIYTAGYEGLSIDAFIARLKQAQIDKVLDVREYPLSRKPGFSKKAFAQCLADAGIAYEHSPPLGCPKPIRNRYKVDGDWGVYARDFRAYIRTRMDLLENLTADASSQRICMVCYEADANFCHRSLIAEAASELDSSLDTRHLPLKIEKFADLLRAVA; encoded by the coding sequence ATGGCGATCTACACCGCAGGCTATGAAGGGTTGTCTATCGACGCCTTCATCGCTCGTCTTAAGCAAGCTCAGATCGACAAGGTTCTGGACGTTCGCGAGTACCCTCTGTCCAGAAAGCCTGGTTTCTCCAAGAAGGCTTTCGCCCAGTGCTTGGCGGATGCAGGAATTGCCTACGAGCATTCCCCTCCCTTGGGTTGCCCAAAACCGATTCGAAACCGCTATAAGGTCGATGGCGATTGGGGGGTCTATGCGCGCGACTTCAGGGCTTACATCCGTACCCGGATGGACCTTCTGGAGAACCTGACAGCTGATGCCTCAAGCCAGCGCATTTGTATGGTTTGCTACGAAGCTGACGCGAATTTTTGTCACCGCAGCCTTATCGCCGAGGCTGCGAGTGAATTGGATTCATCCCTGGATACGCGGCATCTGCCTCTCAAAATAGAGAAATTTGCTGATTTGCTTCGGGCGGTTGCTTAG
- a CDS encoding co-regulatory protein PtrA N-terminal domain-containing protein, with amino-acid sequence MNMVKAIVMVVTFGMAGIALAEGGADRTFARMEAARQSSMQAFQVAQEKKEQAPVAAQSSKHAGHESC; translated from the coding sequence ATGAACATGGTCAAAGCAATTGTGATGGTCGTTACCTTCGGCATGGCAGGCATCGCCCTGGCAGAGGGCGGCGCGGACCGGACCTTTGCGCGGATGGAAGCGGCTCGCCAAAGCTCCATGCAGGCATTCCAAGTTGCGCAGGAGAAGAAAGAGCAGGCGCCAGTTGCCGCCCAGTCCAGCAAGCATGCCGGCCACGAAAGCTGCTGA
- a CDS encoding copper resistance protein B, giving the protein MVNSLGRPSLLALTVSIGMLGVTPSFAAEEMDHSGMDHSKMGHGSMQMDAVPSESMPAMDHSKMGVSKQQKQPAPVDHSQMEHAQSQSKSSPVDHSKMDHSKMGHGNMKGMDHGSMKGMDHSQMNHGSAISPTTTSRTPIPVLTDADREAAFPPLGGHQVHDSGINSFFLLDQLEYQDADEGSTLAWDASGWVGGDINRLWVRSEGERTNGVTEDAELQLLYGRSVSPWWDVVAGVRQDFKPESPQTWAAFGIQGMALYDFEAEATAFIGENGQTAARLEGEYDILLTNRLILQPTAEANFYGKNDPERGVGSGLANTEVGLRLRYEIVRQFAPYIGVTWSRSYGNTADFIRDEGGDVDEARFVAGIRMWF; this is encoded by the coding sequence ATGGTCAATAGCCTTGGGCGGCCTTCGCTGCTGGCCCTGACTGTTTCAATCGGCATGCTGGGCGTAACGCCCAGCTTCGCCGCTGAAGAAATGGATCACTCGGGCATGGATCATTCGAAAATGGGGCACGGTTCCATGCAAATGGATGCTGTTCCGTCCGAATCGATGCCGGCGATGGATCACAGCAAGATGGGGGTGAGCAAACAGCAGAAACAGCCTGCCCCTGTTGATCACAGCCAGATGGAGCATGCTCAAAGCCAGAGCAAATCCAGCCCGGTGGACCATAGCAAGATGGACCACAGCAAAATGGGCCATGGAAACATGAAGGGCATGGATCACGGTTCGATGAAGGGCATGGACCATTCCCAGATGAATCATGGTTCAGCGATTTCTCCGACCACAACGAGTCGCACGCCGATTCCAGTGCTCACTGATGCCGACCGCGAGGCAGCCTTTCCGCCTTTGGGTGGCCACCAGGTGCACGACAGCGGAATCAACAGCTTCTTCCTGTTGGACCAGCTCGAATACCAAGACGCCGATGAGGGCAGCACCCTGGCCTGGGACGCATCAGGCTGGGTAGGCGGCGACATCAATCGACTCTGGGTTCGCTCGGAAGGCGAGCGCACCAATGGGGTAACCGAAGACGCTGAGCTGCAACTGCTATACGGGCGCTCGGTCAGTCCTTGGTGGGACGTGGTCGCCGGAGTCCGTCAGGATTTCAAACCGGAATCACCGCAGACCTGGGCAGCCTTTGGTATTCAGGGCATGGCCTTGTATGACTTCGAGGCCGAAGCTACGGCGTTCATCGGCGAGAACGGCCAGACTGCTGCGCGTCTTGAAGGCGAATACGACATCCTGCTGACCAATCGCTTGATTTTGCAGCCCACGGCCGAGGCGAACTTCTATGGCAAGAACGATCCTGAGCGCGGTGTTGGATCGGGTCTGGCCAATACCGAAGTCGGGCTGCGTCTACGGTATGAAATCGTCCGCCAGTTTGCCCCGTACATAGGCGTTACCTGGAGCCGCTCCTACGGCAACACCGCTGACTTCATCCGAGACGAGGGTGGAGATGTTGATGAGGCACGCTTCGTTGCCGGTATCAGGATGTGGTTCTGA
- a CDS encoding c-type cytochrome, producing the protein MKRTITTLLVAGAVGSAAVLGTAYFGLVNVGADDPHFPAVHSFLAMARDRSIEVRARDIEVPDLKNAALIKAGAGNYNAMCIGCHLAPGVGKTELSQALYPSPPDLTKVGVGGEPAAAFWTIKHGIKATGMPAWGKSMGDEYIWGIVAFLDQLPEMNPEQYKALVATSGGHQHGGGESDMHNHEGQHGGSGHAEHGDHDEAADNDHAQAAHDHGAPPAGATQAADHHGDHNAAEAHSDAHPKSSTKTHVHKDGKEHTHAN; encoded by the coding sequence ATGAAAAGAACAATTACAACGCTGCTTGTGGCCGGTGCTGTCGGAAGTGCTGCGGTATTGGGCACCGCGTATTTCGGCTTGGTGAATGTCGGCGCCGATGATCCTCACTTCCCGGCTGTCCATTCGTTTCTCGCCATGGCTCGCGACCGGTCGATTGAGGTTCGAGCGCGAGACATTGAAGTGCCTGACCTGAAGAACGCTGCGTTGATCAAGGCAGGCGCAGGCAACTACAACGCCATGTGCATTGGGTGCCACCTCGCCCCTGGCGTTGGAAAGACAGAACTTAGCCAAGCGCTATACCCGTCGCCACCTGACCTCACCAAGGTGGGTGTCGGAGGCGAACCGGCTGCCGCATTCTGGACGATCAAGCACGGCATCAAAGCCACCGGCATGCCCGCTTGGGGCAAGAGCATGGGTGATGAGTACATCTGGGGAATAGTCGCGTTCCTGGATCAACTTCCCGAAATGAATCCCGAGCAGTACAAGGCTTTGGTGGCCACGAGCGGTGGCCATCAGCACGGCGGCGGCGAAAGCGATATGCATAACCATGAGGGCCAGCACGGCGGGAGCGGGCATGCCGAGCATGGCGATCACGACGAAGCGGCAGACAACGATCATGCCCAGGCAGCTCACGACCATGGAGCTCCACCCGCAGGCGCCACCCAAGCGGCAGATCATCACGGTGACCACAATGCGGCCGAAGCCCATTCGGACGCCCACCCGAAATCGTCGACAAAGACGCATGTTCACAAAGACGGTAAGGAGCACACTCATGCCAACTAA
- a CDS encoding transposase → MITGARLFAPEGYRSLVKGHYYHFLNSDAVHNRVRLVEFSDLAKDVRTTLITLTRFEFEEALEAGALLASGETDKFPPWLEPIKGIAISDRETKRVSAKETYDQKVNRRFLAISGLMVRLQEVLASDDPDAVINAHAKSQSPQQNAARLRLWFYTYITFGQNKWALMPPLHRIGRWDREGPGKLRRLGRPSPNGKEWGYRADSAMRERILSAYLRFRSADKTYSQVYRKILTEEFGCVSVERNGVAFFINRKGHPFPTIDQVRYCIEQQVSAKEKSIGVRGKQKTRDQSGSLGSFSERLTNLNQQVEFDGYYIVEKLSGLTEGSPVDGFCVVRAVCGLSGMVVGIGFAEGKETKEAYRMCLFSMAVDKVWFCGLFGVTIKPDWWPCEGLAGGLVFDRGPAAALDTEPEIHWLGTLENTPVFSGQSKATVESSHPRAKSDLDQPTYVHSTLNFVQMARREIHQVLKDNRSSDASGRMETEMYWCGIKPTPLGIWNYWDSRFRNSAIGMQQEVAIKSFLSVHPAVVRQDAVYLYGRKYRSVDLINTGIFDRVARSSVIEVDVYVLTMCVRHIWIEVGGTLFELDFVTTQRTVDGDRDISLRDLQSLDALRRKSQTLLRNEMPAIHQFHDDRFKEDTGEECKGGVRRIGRPPKSASAQRDTDDYDRFRGKAK, encoded by the coding sequence GTGATCACGGGCGCTAGGTTATTTGCGCCTGAAGGTTATCGGAGCCTTGTCAAAGGCCACTATTACCATTTCCTGAACAGTGATGCGGTCCACAACCGGGTGCGCTTGGTGGAGTTCAGTGATCTAGCGAAAGACGTGCGCACCACCTTGATCACCCTCACAAGGTTCGAGTTCGAAGAAGCGCTCGAAGCGGGTGCGCTGCTGGCGTCAGGGGAGACGGACAAATTTCCGCCATGGCTGGAACCGATTAAGGGGATCGCAATTTCAGATCGTGAAACGAAGCGGGTTTCTGCTAAGGAAACCTACGACCAAAAGGTCAACCGCCGTTTTCTGGCTATCTCAGGCCTGATGGTTCGTCTCCAGGAGGTTCTAGCCAGTGACGATCCGGACGCTGTAATTAACGCTCATGCCAAAAGCCAGTCGCCTCAGCAAAATGCAGCTCGCTTGAGGTTGTGGTTCTACACTTACATTACTTTTGGACAAAACAAGTGGGCTCTCATGCCTCCCCTGCACCGCATCGGGAGGTGGGACAGGGAGGGGCCGGGGAAATTACGCAGGCTGGGCCGGCCATCACCCAATGGCAAAGAGTGGGGTTACCGGGCCGATAGCGCCATGAGGGAAAGAATCCTTTCTGCGTATCTTAGGTTCCGTTCCGCTGACAAAACATATAGTCAAGTTTACCGAAAAATCCTTACAGAGGAATTTGGTTGCGTTTCCGTTGAACGAAATGGAGTAGCATTTTTCATCAATCGTAAAGGGCACCCATTTCCAACTATTGACCAAGTGCGTTACTGCATCGAACAACAAGTTAGCGCTAAAGAGAAATCTATTGGCGTAAGAGGTAAACAAAAGACCCGCGACCAGAGCGGCAGTTTGGGCAGTTTCTCAGAACGCTTGACGAATCTAAATCAGCAGGTCGAGTTTGATGGTTACTACATAGTTGAAAAACTTTCGGGCCTGACAGAGGGTAGCCCCGTTGACGGATTTTGCGTCGTTCGTGCCGTGTGTGGATTGTCCGGAATGGTGGTTGGCATTGGATTTGCCGAAGGTAAAGAAACCAAAGAAGCTTATCGGATGTGTCTGTTTTCCATGGCTGTCGACAAAGTATGGTTTTGTGGGCTTTTCGGAGTAACCATCAAACCGGACTGGTGGCCCTGCGAAGGCTTGGCAGGTGGGCTGGTGTTTGATCGAGGTCCTGCAGCAGCCCTGGACACGGAGCCTGAGATCCACTGGCTAGGCACACTTGAAAATACGCCAGTTTTTTCTGGCCAGTCTAAAGCTACGGTTGAGTCATCGCACCCGCGAGCAAAATCCGACCTCGATCAACCCACCTATGTTCATAGCACACTGAATTTTGTCCAAATGGCCCGCAGGGAGATTCACCAAGTCCTGAAAGACAACCGGTCGTCTGACGCAAGTGGCCGCATGGAAACCGAAATGTATTGGTGCGGAATAAAGCCCACCCCGCTGGGTATCTGGAATTACTGGGACAGCCGCTTCCGTAATTCTGCAATCGGGATGCAGCAAGAGGTTGCCATAAAGAGCTTCCTGTCTGTGCACCCGGCCGTTGTACGTCAAGACGCAGTCTATCTGTACGGGCGCAAGTATAGGTCTGTTGATTTGATCAATACCGGGATATTTGATCGAGTTGCTAGGAGCAGCGTTATTGAAGTTGATGTATATGTACTGACTATGTGCGTTCGGCATATATGGATTGAGGTAGGAGGCACACTGTTCGAACTGGACTTTGTAACGACGCAAAGGACCGTTGACGGTGATCGGGACATATCATTACGTGATCTTCAGTCACTAGATGCCTTAAGGCGAAAATCTCAAACCTTGCTTCGTAATGAGATGCCGGCAATTCATCAATTTCACGATGATAGATTCAAAGAAGATACCGGTGAAGAGTGTAAAGGTGGCGTGAGAAGAATTGGTCGACCACCTAAATCGGCATCTGCGCAGCGAGATACAGATGACTATGATCGATTCCGAGGTAAAGCCAAATGA
- a CDS encoding AbrB/MazE/SpoVT family DNA-binding domain-containing protein — MTESARTTVKCLDPGDGSGDVIVELPDDILRELGVTTGDRLSIELINGDIVLKPVRERRESD; from the coding sequence ATGACTGAATCAGCGCGCACCACGGTAAAGTGCCTGGATCCCGGCGACGGCTCCGGCGATGTGATTGTGGAATTACCTGACGACATTCTGCGCGAGCTCGGGGTCACGACGGGCGACAGACTCTCCATAGAGCTCATCAACGGCGATATCGTACTCAAGCCAGTCCGCGAGCGCCGCGAATCTGATTAG
- a CDS encoding heavy metal response regulator transcription factor, translating into MKLLVAEDEPKTGVYLQQGLTEAGFTVDRVMTGTDALQQAQSEAYDLLILDVMMPGLDGWDVLRKIRAAGQDVPVLFLTARDGVDDRVKGLELGADDYLVKPFAFSELLARVRTLLRRGNGGAAQTTMKMADLEVDLLKRRATRNGKRIDLTAKEFSLLELLMRRRGEVLPKSLIASQVWDMNFDSDTNVIEVAIRRLRAKIDDDFAPKLIHTARGMGYMMDVPE; encoded by the coding sequence ATGAAATTACTCGTAGCCGAAGATGAGCCAAAAACCGGTGTCTACCTCCAGCAAGGTCTGACAGAAGCTGGCTTCACCGTTGACCGGGTGATGACAGGCACTGACGCCCTGCAACAGGCACAGAGCGAAGCGTATGACTTGCTGATACTCGACGTGATGATGCCGGGGCTCGATGGCTGGGATGTCCTGCGCAAGATCCGTGCGGCGGGTCAGGATGTGCCGGTTCTTTTCTTGACGGCCCGAGACGGCGTAGACGACCGCGTGAAAGGTTTGGAACTGGGCGCTGATGACTACCTGGTGAAGCCCTTTGCGTTCTCGGAGCTGCTGGCTCGGGTTCGCACGTTGTTGCGCAGAGGCAACGGTGGTGCTGCTCAAACCACCATGAAGATGGCAGACCTTGAGGTAGACCTGCTCAAGCGTCGAGCTACGCGAAACGGCAAGCGGATCGACCTTACCGCAAAGGAGTTTTCCCTGCTGGAGCTGCTCATGCGCCGACGCGGCGAGGTGCTCCCCAAGTCGCTGATCGCTTCTCAGGTCTGGGACATGAACTTCGACAGTGACACCAACGTGATTGAGGTAGCGATTCGCCGACTGCGGGCCAAAATAGATGACGACTTCGCGCCAAAGCTCATCCATACCGCCCGAGGCATGGGCTACATGATGGATGTGCCCGAGTGA
- a CDS encoding heavy metal sensor histidine kinase, which yields MRPQSSLVKRLTLMFMFAVTAVLVVAGVAFYGLSQHHFRMLDEQALSEKLESTRHILSISAARGGLHDQEQQLRALLGAHQDLSAKITKADGTVLFSDPKASQIPQRFEQAHRGAVWEWQDESQNFRGITAQLTIAGEPEPVTAVLMLDVTTHAHFFVTLQWWFGIGLVISAIVSAGLGWVVAKSGLRPVGQITKVATGMSARSLRERIPLEPVPLELQELILSFNGMLGRLEDAFVRLSNFSADIAHELRTPVSNLLTHTEVVLTKKRDLDAYEENLYSNLEDLKRMSRMIDDMLFLAKADNGLIVPEQIDVELSDLVSKLFEYYQFLAEDQGIQLTLHGQGKVRGDRLMIDRALSNLLSNALRYTPEGNEISVRIEQTPESVTLSVRNSGVIIDSQHIGKIFDRFYRADPARREGGPSNAGLGLSITRSIIEAHSGRIWCTSAEGVTTFFISLPASKRWVSAAPTP from the coding sequence ATGCGCCCGCAATCATCGCTCGTCAAGCGACTGACCCTGATGTTCATGTTCGCAGTGACTGCTGTCCTGGTGGTTGCCGGGGTGGCTTTCTACGGGCTCAGCCAGCACCATTTCCGGATGCTGGATGAGCAGGCGCTTTCCGAAAAGCTGGAGTCAACGCGTCATATCCTGTCCATCTCAGCAGCGCGAGGCGGGCTCCACGATCAGGAGCAGCAGCTGCGGGCATTGCTCGGCGCACATCAGGATTTGTCGGCGAAAATCACCAAGGCTGACGGTACGGTCCTGTTTTCAGACCCCAAAGCCTCCCAAATTCCCCAGCGGTTCGAGCAGGCGCACCGGGGTGCGGTCTGGGAATGGCAGGATGAATCGCAGAACTTTCGCGGCATTACCGCCCAGCTGACCATTGCAGGCGAGCCGGAACCGGTGACGGCCGTGCTGATGCTCGATGTCACCACTCACGCCCATTTCTTTGTCACCCTGCAATGGTGGTTCGGAATTGGCCTGGTGATCAGCGCGATTGTAAGCGCAGGCTTGGGTTGGGTCGTGGCCAAGAGTGGGCTTCGGCCTGTTGGGCAAATCACCAAAGTGGCCACCGGGATGTCGGCAAGATCGCTCCGCGAGCGCATTCCCCTGGAGCCCGTGCCGCTAGAGCTTCAGGAGCTCATCCTGTCTTTCAACGGGATGCTGGGACGGTTGGAGGATGCATTCGTTCGGTTGTCCAACTTCTCTGCCGATATCGCTCACGAGTTGAGAACGCCAGTCAGCAACCTTCTGACCCATACTGAAGTGGTGCTCACCAAGAAGCGTGACCTGGATGCCTATGAGGAGAACCTCTATTCGAACCTGGAAGACCTCAAGCGTATGTCGCGCATGATCGACGACATGCTGTTCCTCGCCAAGGCGGATAACGGTCTGATCGTCCCTGAGCAGATTGATGTGGAGCTCTCCGACCTCGTTTCCAAGCTGTTCGAGTACTACCAGTTCCTGGCTGAGGATCAAGGCATCCAGCTGACCCTACACGGGCAGGGTAAGGTTCGTGGCGATCGCCTGATGATTGACCGAGCGCTTTCCAACCTTCTATCCAACGCGTTGCGCTACACCCCGGAAGGTAACGAGATATCAGTGCGAATCGAGCAGACGCCTGAAAGCGTGACGCTTTCCGTGCGTAACAGCGGGGTAATCATCGATTCCCAGCACATTGGCAAGATCTTCGACCGATTCTATCGAGCCGATCCAGCCAGGCGCGAAGGCGGCCCAAGCAATGCAGGCCTGGGTCTGTCGATAACCCGCTCTATCATCGAGGCTCATAGCGGACGAATCTGGTGTACTTCAGCGGAGGGTGTCACAACCTTCTTCATCAGTCTCCCAGCCTCTAAGCGGTGGGTTAGTGCAGCCCCAACCCCTTAA